The genomic stretch GCCGCCCGAAAGAGTCTGGATAACATTAGTGCGTCCTCAATTGAAGTTGAATTCTAATGCATATGCGCCTTTATCAAGGCCAAATCTAATTACATTTTCACTATTTTAGCGGTTTTGCTGCCTTGGCCAAAAACACGCATATAATAAATCCCACTCGAAAGAGACATTCCATTTAAATCAAAAGAATTAACACAGCCAGATTGTAATTGACCATGATACAGCTCTTCAACTTCGCGCCCAAGTAAATCGTATATCACTATCTGCGCTTTTTGGGGAAAGGTAACACAAATCTGTATTGTGGCGTTAAATCTGAACGGATTAGGATAGATTCTGATACTGTATTCGCGATTCACAGTAGCCACTTCATTAGACACAAAAACAGAAGGAGCATCAAACTCCAAGGCTCCCATGTCGACGACCTCATCTCCTGAACCTCCATCAAAAATGCGTTTGTTCTGAGCAAAATCAGAGGGAGTGTATTCAGTAATATTCCCGTCACCATCTAAATCGAATTTATCCATTGGCAACCTGTTATTGTCGCCATTATCAATGGCTGGTGATGTTGGCAATAAGCTCAAATCATCATCTTGTGTTCCGGCAACCCCATCTATGCCAAGCGGATTAGCAAATAATGGTTCAGCTACCAAGTTTTGACCTTCGTCAATCAGACCATCCGGCAGGGCATTCAAAAACATGCTATGTGAACTATTAGTAATACTAACGCCCTGTGTGGTATTCCAGATCTGCTCACCTTGTGCAGCAGTATTGTCCCCTAAAATGCAATTGATTAGGGTAACATTGCTGTTAAAGTCATTTGTCATAACCCCACCCCTTCCGACTGCATTGTTTTTGTTGAAGACTGAATTTATGAACCTCGGATTCGATTCATAATTCATTACAGCACCTCCACCTAACAAATCGCCTGTTGTCCTATTTCCCGAAAATATTACATTAGTCAAGTGGGGGTCACTATTTTCGTTCATTAATCCACCAGCACCAACAATAGCTTCATTGCCTCCCCAGAAG from Bacteroidota bacterium encodes the following:
- a CDS encoding T9SS type A sorting domain-containing protein: MTKRFIVITLLGIILPAVELYAQNVVYVNQAATGANTGASWGDAFIFLQDALDAAQSGDEIWVAAGIYRPDRGMNVSEGDRNATFSLKSNVGIYGGFVGDESNRISRDTARNKTVFSGDLLEDDSDRVFADEPSRQDNSYHVITAIDLSDLTVLDGLFISDGNTGGASFGTKGAGLFVSQADLKLDGVTVEANTSLYGGGGMYVFNSKLTVLNSFLLNNTAALPPPGLDGEGGGIYYLSGDSLVVENTVFKGNSASDGGGLWQDAETAQINGVSFLANSAVLGGGFYNFKSDAYIINTFWGGNEAIVGAGGLMNENSDPHLTNVIFSGNRTTGDLLGGGAVMNYESNPRFINSVFNKNNAVGRGGVMTNDFNSNVTLINCILGDNTAAQGEQIWNTTQGVSITNSSHSMFLNALPDGLIDEGQNLVAEPLFANPLGIDGVAGTQDDDLSLLPTSPAIDNGDNNRLPMDKFDLDGDGNITEYTPSDFAQNKRIFDGGSGDEVVDMGALEFDAPSVFVSNEVATVNREYSIRIYPNPFRFNATIQICVTFPQKAQIVIYDLLGREVEELYHGQLQSGCVNSFDLNGMSLSSGIYYMRVFGQGSKTAKIVKM